A single genomic interval of uncultured Pseudodesulfovibrio sp. harbors:
- a CDS encoding 6-hydroxymethylpterin diphosphokinase MptE-like protein, with product MLKMIDFKGIHEGEAGWIVGNGPSLNEMDLTFLNDKVNFCMNRIYLGVEEMGFTPKYYTVEDVFVAEDTPDEINALKYCKFLPKDLDYCLKEDENVCWVDFLRRYDGFPKFSADADEVVYWGSTVTYLAMQLAYYMGCDPIYLIGVDFDYVVPDYADGPDITSREADQNHFHPDYFGPGKRWHHPRLDLVEKAYIESRRFIEGNGRRIYNAGVGGKLTIFERVNYLDVR from the coding sequence ATGCTGAAAATGATCGATTTTAAAGGAATTCATGAGGGTGAGGCCGGTTGGATCGTTGGAAACGGGCCAAGCCTGAATGAAATGGACCTGACCTTCCTGAATGACAAGGTCAATTTTTGCATGAACCGGATTTACCTCGGTGTGGAAGAAATGGGATTCACTCCGAAGTATTATACGGTTGAGGATGTCTTTGTTGCCGAGGACACTCCGGACGAAATAAATGCATTGAAATATTGCAAATTCCTGCCCAAGGATTTGGACTACTGCCTCAAGGAAGACGAGAATGTCTGCTGGGTGGACTTTCTGCGAAGGTATGACGGATTTCCGAAATTTTCCGCCGATGCCGACGAGGTCGTCTACTGGGGGTCCACGGTCACCTATCTGGCCATGCAGCTTGCCTATTACATGGGGTGCGATCCCATTTACCTCATCGGTGTGGATTTCGATTACGTCGTGCCGGACTATGCTGACGGCCCGGACATCACTTCCCGCGAGGCGGATCAGAATCATTTTCACCCTGATTATTTCGGTCCCGGCAAGCGTTGGCACCATCCCAGACTTGATCTGGTCGAAAAGGCGTACATCGAATCCCGCCGCTTCATTGAAGGCAATGGCCGCCGCATCTACAATGCCGGTGTCGGCGGAAAACTGACCATTTTCGAAAGAGTCAATTATCTGGACGTTCGGTAG
- a CDS encoding acylneuraminate cytidylyltransferase family protein: protein MNDVFNDIPIPPLKPQVKRMAFIPARGGSKGVFRKNVKDLCGQPLIAYTIKAALACGGFDRVVVSTDDEEVAELSREYGAYVPCLRPAEFSGDKAPLSQALAHMQEVLKAQGETFHVCAELFPTSPFRTPRMLRFFLSKLEEGYQSVCAVSDYPLSGIRFHTKTEQEGQCSVDIWASPVQHGIFCLGLFKGYWLSGKPNSWGTYLHPVNDPAERVDIDTESDFELARYVLENDLYDLGL, encoded by the coding sequence ATGAACGACGTCTTTAACGATATCCCGATCCCCCCGTTGAAACCTCAGGTAAAACGGATGGCCTTTATTCCGGCTCGTGGTGGCTCAAAAGGCGTTTTCAGAAAGAACGTCAAGGATCTCTGCGGGCAACCGCTTATCGCCTACACCATCAAGGCGGCTCTGGCTTGTGGAGGATTTGATCGGGTTGTGGTGTCTACTGATGACGAGGAAGTTGCAGAACTGAGTCGTGAATACGGCGCCTATGTCCCCTGCTTGCGTCCTGCGGAATTTTCCGGGGACAAAGCGCCCCTCTCCCAGGCTCTGGCCCATATGCAGGAGGTTCTCAAGGCTCAAGGCGAGACGTTCCATGTTTGTGCCGAATTGTTTCCGACCAGTCCTTTCAGGACACCCCGGATGTTGCGTTTTTTCTTGTCCAAACTTGAAGAGGGCTACCAGTCGGTGTGCGCTGTCAGCGATTACCCCCTGAGCGGTATCCGATTCCATACGAAGACGGAACAGGAGGGTCAGTGCTCGGTGGATATCTGGGCGAGTCCGGTTCAGCATGGAATATTCTGCCTCGGGCTGTTCAAGGGATACTGGCTTTCCGGAAAACCGAATTCCTGGGGCACGTATCTCCATCCGGTGAACGACCCTGCCGAGCGTGTCGATATCGACACGGAATCCGACTTCGAGCTTGCCCGCTATGTTCTTGAAAATGACCTTTACGATCTTGGGCTCTGA
- a CDS encoding 4-hydroxybenzoate octaprenyltransferase, producing MLKDLGVICRMIKIEHSVFALPFAYMGAFLAADGWPGLYNLLVLTVAMVAVRSFAMAFNRYADLEIDKENPRTQDRPLVTGELSTRFTLMFILGTAVIFVGACAMMNPLCLKLSPFALVLSAFYSFCKRFTYWCHFVLGAVLGLAPVAGWICVEPSISLPSVLLFCGVTMWVAGFDLLYACQDADFDRERGLWSIPARLGIPAALGISTLSHVTTAAFFLLAGWAAGLGWIYFLVTTVLCAVLMAEHLLVKADDMSRVNVAFFTMNGVISVVLFFGTLFDILAG from the coding sequence ATGCTGAAAGATCTTGGTGTAATTTGTCGGATGATTAAGATTGAGCACTCGGTGTTCGCCCTGCCGTTTGCCTACATGGGTGCGTTTCTGGCCGCCGACGGCTGGCCGGGGCTATACAACCTGCTCGTGCTGACCGTGGCGATGGTGGCGGTCCGTTCGTTCGCCATGGCGTTCAACCGGTACGCTGATCTGGAAATCGACAAGGAAAACCCGAGAACACAGGACCGCCCGCTGGTAACCGGGGAGCTGTCCACGCGGTTCACCCTGATGTTCATTCTCGGCACTGCCGTCATCTTTGTGGGCGCGTGCGCGATGATGAATCCGCTGTGCCTGAAGCTGTCCCCGTTCGCGTTGGTGCTGTCGGCTTTTTACAGCTTCTGCAAGCGATTCACGTACTGGTGCCATTTCGTTCTGGGTGCGGTGCTGGGGCTGGCTCCTGTGGCGGGCTGGATTTGCGTGGAGCCGAGCATCTCGCTGCCGTCGGTGCTGCTGTTCTGCGGCGTGACCATGTGGGTGGCTGGCTTTGACCTGCTGTACGCCTGTCAGGACGCAGACTTCGACAGAGAGCGCGGCCTATGGTCGATCCCCGCACGGCTGGGCATCCCTGCCGCACTGGGCATTTCCACGCTGAGCCATGTGACCACTGCGGCGTTCTTCCTGCTGGCAGGCTGGGCCGCAGGCCTCGGATGGATATACTTTCTCGTGACAACCGTTCTCTGCGCCGTCCTGATGGCGGAGCACCTGCTGGTCAAGGCGGACGACATGAGCCGCGTGAACGTGGCTTTCTTCACCATGAACGGCGTAATTTCCGTGGTCCTGTTTTTCGGCACTCTCTTCGATATTCTGGCCGGTTAG
- a CDS encoding DMT family transporter — MKWIYVLLALAAGAVLPIQAGINLRLRAAVGDPVFAALVSFFVGTVVLAAYVLGARVPFPTGTMVAGTPWWAWTGGVFGAFFVFAAIVLAANLGAATSMAWLLSGQFLAALLVDHYGLIAYDVHPVSWPRVFGVVLIVVGAVLVNKY; from the coding sequence ATGAAGTGGATATATGTCCTTCTCGCCCTCGCGGCCGGAGCCGTTCTGCCCATTCAGGCCGGAATCAATCTTCGATTGCGGGCCGCTGTCGGCGACCCCGTGTTTGCCGCGCTTGTCTCCTTTTTCGTGGGGACAGTGGTCCTTGCCGCGTATGTTCTCGGCGCACGGGTTCCGTTCCCGACTGGGACGATGGTCGCCGGAACCCCTTGGTGGGCATGGACCGGCGGTGTGTTCGGTGCTTTTTTCGTATTTGCCGCCATTGTGCTCGCAGCCAATCTCGGCGCCGCCACGTCGATGGCGTGGCTGCTCTCCGGACAGTTCCTTGCCGCACTTCTCGTCGACCATTACGGACTGATCGCCTATGACGTGCATCCGGTTTCGTGGCCCCGTGTCTTCGGCGTGGTGCTGATCGTGGTCGGGGCCGTGCTTGTGAATAAGTATTAG
- a CDS encoding TraR/DksA family transcriptional regulator, producing MMTDTQRREIQGHLMNGLNSLDMPHTIEPFAVENCPDDTDFASQLAQQGVNMAVQRRKIARMHELETALKRLGETDYGICEECGQEIGTARLKANPSARLCIHCQSAREEGLARSA from the coding sequence ATGATGACCGATACACAACGTCGCGAAATCCAAGGCCACCTGATGAACGGTTTGAACAGTCTTGACATGCCGCACACCATCGAACCGTTTGCGGTTGAAAACTGCCCGGACGATACGGACTTTGCATCGCAACTCGCCCAGCAGGGCGTGAACATGGCCGTGCAGCGGCGCAAGATCGCCCGCATGCACGAGCTTGAAACAGCCCTGAAACGTCTGGGCGAGACGGATTACGGAATATGCGAGGAGTGCGGACAGGAAATCGGCACGGCACGGTTGAAAGCCAATCCGTCAGCCCGTCTGTGCATACACTGCCAATCCGCACGGGAAGAAGGTCTGGCCCGCAGCGCATAG
- the acs gene encoding acetate--CoA ligase → MSEEKKIESLQKDGQIFQPDSAMQGQAWIKSMEDYEAENERALNDPEGYWGERATDLLSWFSNFDKVLEADYDKPEFKWFAGGTTNVSYNCLDRHLTNGRRNKAALIWQGEPEEDVKVYTYQMLHTEVCRFANVLKKKGVKRGDRVALYMPMIPELAIAMLACTRLGALHSIVFAGFSSVALQSRIEDCEAKVLVTADAVLRAGKTIPLKPNADEALKDCPSVEQVIVAQRGGNEIDMVEGRDSWWHDEIFADDITSECACEEMDAEDPLFILYTSGSTGKPKGVLHTTGGYLTYAAHTTQYVFDVKDDDVYWCTADIGWITGHSYIVYGPLALGATSVMFEGVPSYPKPDRFWQIVDKFKVNIFYTAPTVIRALMREGEEWTKNYDLSSLRLLGSVGEPINPEAWMWYHNNVGGGKLPIVDTWWQTETGGIMISAMPYATPLKPGSATRALPGISAKIVRRDGSPADPNEGGHLIIDKPWPGMLRSVWKNPERYKSTYFAGFPGAYEAGDGARMDDDQYFWIMGRLDDVINVSGHRMGTAEIESALVAHEAVAEAAVVGMPHDIKGETIYAYVTLKSGLEPDDDLMKELKVWVRKEIGPIATPEFIQFADGLPKTRSGKIMRRVLRKIVEGSDEFGDTSTLADPGVVTDLVEGNKDLIS, encoded by the coding sequence ATGAGCGAAGAAAAGAAAATCGAGAGTTTGCAAAAAGACGGGCAGATATTCCAGCCTGACAGCGCCATGCAGGGACAGGCATGGATCAAGAGCATGGAAGATTACGAAGCGGAGAACGAACGTGCGCTGAACGACCCCGAAGGATATTGGGGAGAACGGGCCACGGACCTGCTTTCATGGTTCTCGAATTTCGACAAGGTACTTGAAGCGGATTACGACAAACCCGAGTTCAAGTGGTTTGCAGGCGGCACGACCAACGTCTCCTACAACTGCCTTGACCGCCATCTGACCAACGGACGCCGCAACAAGGCCGCACTCATCTGGCAGGGGGAACCCGAGGAAGACGTCAAGGTCTACACCTACCAGATGCTCCACACCGAAGTCTGCCGCTTCGCCAACGTGCTCAAGAAGAAGGGCGTCAAACGCGGGGACCGGGTCGCACTCTACATGCCCATGATCCCGGAACTGGCTATCGCCATGCTCGCATGCACCCGACTCGGCGCACTGCACTCCATCGTCTTCGCCGGATTCTCGTCCGTGGCGCTCCAGTCCCGCATCGAAGACTGCGAAGCCAAGGTACTCGTCACCGCAGACGCCGTCCTGCGCGCCGGGAAAACCATCCCGCTCAAGCCCAATGCCGACGAAGCCCTCAAGGACTGCCCCTCCGTGGAGCAGGTCATCGTGGCCCAGCGCGGCGGTAACGAGATCGACATGGTCGAAGGCCGCGACTCCTGGTGGCATGACGAAATCTTTGCCGACGACATCACCAGCGAATGCGCTTGCGAGGAAATGGACGCGGAAGACCCGCTGTTCATCCTGTATACCTCCGGCTCCACCGGCAAGCCCAAGGGCGTGCTGCACACCACGGGCGGCTACCTGACCTATGCCGCACACACCACCCAGTACGTGTTCGACGTCAAGGACGACGATGTCTACTGGTGCACCGCCGACATCGGCTGGATCACCGGCCACTCCTACATCGTCTACGGCCCTCTGGCCCTCGGCGCGACCTCGGTCATGTTCGAAGGTGTGCCGAGCTATCCGAAACCGGACCGCTTCTGGCAGATCGTGGACAAGTTCAAGGTCAATATTTTCTACACCGCTCCCACGGTCATCCGCGCTCTCATGCGTGAAGGCGAGGAATGGACCAAGAATTACGACCTCAGCTCACTGCGCCTGCTCGGATCAGTGGGTGAGCCCATCAACCCGGAAGCGTGGATGTGGTATCACAACAACGTCGGCGGCGGGAAACTGCCCATCGTGGACACATGGTGGCAGACCGAGACCGGCGGCATCATGATCTCGGCCATGCCGTACGCCACTCCGCTCAAGCCCGGTTCCGCCACCCGCGCCCTGCCCGGTATCTCGGCCAAGATCGTCCGCCGCGACGGTTCCCCGGCCGACCCCAACGAAGGCGGGCATCTCATCATCGACAAGCCGTGGCCCGGAATGCTCCGCAGCGTCTGGAAAAACCCGGAACGCTACAAGTCCACCTACTTCGCCGGATTCCCCGGAGCCTATGAGGCCGGTGACGGCGCGCGCATGGACGACGACCAATACTTCTGGATCATGGGCCGGCTCGACGACGTCATCAACGTCTCCGGACACCGCATGGGCACGGCGGAAATCGAATCCGCACTCGTGGCTCACGAAGCCGTGGCCGAAGCCGCAGTCGTCGGCATGCCCCACGACATCAAGGGTGAAACCATTTACGCCTACGTGACGCTCAAGTCCGGTCTGGAACCTGACGACGACCTCATGAAGGAACTCAAAGTCTGGGTACGCAAGGAAATCGGCCCCATCGCCACCCCGGAATTCATCCAGTTCGCGGACGGATTGCCAAAGACCCGCTCAGGCAAGATCATGCGCCGCGTGCTGCGTAAAATCGTCGAAGGCTCTGACGAATTCGGCGACACCTCGACTCTGGCCGATCCCGGTGTGGTCACCGATCTGGTCGAGGGCAACAAGGACCTCATCAGCTAG
- a CDS encoding helix-turn-helix domain-containing protein has product MTQPSRFADGEALHQLFKEIFTMQNALTEIMDSIHDAAGLSTPQVRLATLLHESGPDTVPHLATAFDVSRQFIQTVCNDLDEAGLVEFRDNPHHKRSKLVALTDRGRDVYIATKEKEAAIVKNNLPDIDADQVAQASTLLADIRQRIEGAADTGILLK; this is encoded by the coding sequence ATGACCCAACCCAGCCGCTTTGCCGATGGCGAGGCCCTCCACCAACTGTTCAAGGAAATCTTCACCATGCAGAACGCGCTGACCGAGATCATGGACAGCATCCATGACGCGGCAGGCCTTTCCACGCCGCAGGTCCGGCTGGCGACACTGCTTCACGAGTCCGGTCCGGACACCGTGCCACACCTCGCCACCGCGTTCGACGTCTCGCGCCAGTTCATCCAGACGGTCTGCAACGACCTTGACGAAGCAGGCCTTGTCGAATTCCGCGACAACCCGCACCACAAGCGTTCAAAGCTCGTGGCCCTGACCGACCGGGGCAGGGATGTGTATATCGCGACCAAGGAAAAGGAAGCAGCCATCGTCAAAAACAACCTGCCCGACATTGACGCCGATCAGGTCGCGCAGGCGTCAACCCTGCTCGCCGATATCCGGCAACGCATTGAAGGCGCTGCCGATACCGGAATTCTCCTGAAATAA
- a CDS encoding isoprenylcysteine carboxylmethyltransferase family protein, with amino-acid sequence MKYVASADMMEEMSPNIRIMPPLIFFGCLFIGTGVELIVPWNLSLLSPLTGLTVGALISLAGFIFMMRGHNLFKSLGVTVRPVKRASRLVAEGTFRYSRNPMYVGMITIVAGAAIALDSIWMGMATAVLALYLALYVIPKEEAYLEREFGEEYRAYCRSVRRWL; translated from the coding sequence ATGAAATACGTAGCATCTGCCGACATGATGGAAGAAATGTCTCCGAACATCAGAATAATGCCGCCGCTTATCTTTTTCGGCTGCTTATTCATTGGAACAGGCGTGGAATTGATCGTCCCCTGGAATCTTTCCCTACTCTCTCCCCTGACAGGACTGACTGTCGGCGCCCTCATCAGCCTCGCCGGATTCATCTTCATGATGCGGGGACACAACCTCTTCAAATCGCTTGGCGTCACAGTTCGCCCTGTCAAACGCGCATCCAGACTGGTGGCGGAAGGAACCTTCCGATACAGCCGCAATCCCATGTACGTCGGGATGATCACGATCGTCGCCGGGGCGGCCATTGCCCTGGACAGCATCTGGATGGGCATGGCAACCGCCGTTCTGGCCTTGTATCTGGCCCTGTATGTCATCCCGAAGGAAGAGGCATACCTTGAACGGGAATTCGGCGAAGAATACCGGGCCTATTGCCGGTCCGTGAGAAGGTGGCTGTAA
- a CDS encoding glycosyltransferase family 4 protein — MKSIAILSNLYPPLTTGSSVHCSTLAAKLVEQGVSVVAFTPRVDKSAPEHEFLNGVEVFRLPCLRLPKLPIAVNFPWLSVSMTPSNIIRMRDIMRERGVQLMHVHNHMFDMALNGVVLKKMLNIPLVLSIHSYITHANPVANAVLSSIDATFLRWCMVQRATHLIDLDTACTRYRKARFGVNEGTLIPLPTGFPEPASSDDVVALKKKYGLEGKKVLLSVGHLHHLRNRMALIRGFAASLKSYPDARLLIVGARNFDPAEELVRELGISEQVIFTGTQPRELMPAFFELCDAHSMWFDHVDEGYHSVGNANIEAMLMKKPVFGPFTPDIYGEGVLRHGENVLLLPEKGDIDAQVERSILTLWKNEALAVKMGEKAYETVCQHLSWDVAVKRHMELYSSIIEKGQV, encoded by the coding sequence ATGAAATCAATAGCCATACTGAGCAATCTCTATCCTCCCCTGACCACGGGATCGTCCGTCCATTGCAGCACGCTGGCTGCCAAGCTGGTCGAGCAGGGCGTTTCCGTTGTCGCTTTCACTCCCCGTGTGGACAAGAGCGCTCCCGAACACGAATTCCTCAACGGCGTGGAGGTCTTCCGCCTGCCGTGCCTGCGCCTGCCCAAGCTGCCCATCGCGGTGAACTTCCCGTGGCTGAGCGTGAGCATGACGCCGTCCAACATCATCCGCATGCGGGACATCATGCGCGAACGCGGCGTCCAGCTCATGCATGTGCACAACCACATGTTCGACATGGCCCTGAACGGCGTTGTGCTCAAGAAGATGCTCAATATCCCCTTGGTGCTCAGCATTCATTCATACATCACGCATGCGAACCCGGTGGCCAATGCCGTTTTGAGTTCCATTGACGCGACGTTCCTGCGGTGGTGCATGGTCCAGCGGGCCACGCATCTCATCGACCTCGACACGGCCTGCACCCGGTATCGGAAGGCCCGTTTCGGGGTGAATGAAGGGACGTTGATACCGCTGCCCACCGGATTTCCCGAACCCGCTTCTTCCGATGATGTTGTTGCCTTGAAGAAAAAGTACGGTCTGGAAGGAAAGAAAGTCCTGTTGTCTGTCGGGCACCTGCACCACCTGCGGAACAGGATGGCTCTCATTCGGGGCTTTGCCGCTTCGTTGAAAAGCTACCCCGATGCCCGTCTGCTGATCGTCGGGGCACGGAATTTCGACCCGGCCGAAGAGCTTGTCCGGGAACTCGGCATTTCAGAACAGGTCATTTTCACCGGGACGCAGCCAAGGGAGCTGATGCCCGCATTCTTTGAACTGTGTGACGCCCATTCCATGTGGTTCGACCATGTCGACGAAGGCTATCATTCCGTGGGCAACGCGAACATCGAGGCCATGCTGATGAAGAAGCCGGTCTTCGGTCCGTTCACTCCCGACATCTACGGCGAGGGCGTGCTGCGGCATGGCGAAAACGTGCTGCTGCTCCCGGAGAAGGGTGACATCGACGCACAGGTCGAGCGGTCCATTCTCACGCTGTGGAAGAACGAGGCATTGGCCGTGAAAATGGGTGAGAAAGCCTATGAAACCGTTTGTCAGCACCTGTCGTGGGACGTGGCGGTCAAGCGGCATATGGAACTGTATTCTTCCATCATCGAGAAAGGGCAGGTATAG
- a CDS encoding glycosyltransferase family 39 protein, with translation MVTSWMKRNPALTVCLVFLFSVCVRLVTAEYVDIGGDNVWRWTSALDVIQGVGFPEWTHHNMRWSVMAPLWLSMKVFGTGPATYYVSPIFFASLGATLIFLIGRRLHSVECGIVAALLVIFLPQMPQTGSQNWPSVFQFTYIAVSIWAILKRHEEKKEWLLALAALAFVFAWGARLTALYYFPGLLLMVWLPRRDYKGAFIFCLAVGVFLGCEWLYFWQDTGNIFGRIGIIKTATLAIDGTPLVDYLLNGFKLTRLRGLMPVYIIIVFACIALLRSRSREKKSLALFYLIFIFMFSYMVSGFDPIRLAQDLSRRYWCMVAPFGLLILAIALYDAKDSYPRFAKGVLMILLVVFIAFSAKKIPAGNALIQVEKDHAVLTPVFEARQPILLKWQPWQPNWIESMMFKVAGVKKSKKPDLHSVLDAMVRGGHRALGLYSPTSRDFYTFKRSWFTQLDDLTYRLDFPDGDPNAEPAAVIDFDRRWASAKRLP, from the coding sequence ATGGTAACGTCATGGATGAAGAGAAATCCTGCCCTGACAGTCTGTCTTGTCTTCCTGTTCAGCGTCTGTGTCCGGCTGGTCACCGCTGAGTATGTGGATATCGGCGGCGACAACGTATGGCGCTGGACCAGTGCGCTCGATGTCATTCAGGGGGTCGGATTTCCTGAGTGGACACATCACAACATGCGCTGGTCGGTCATGGCTCCGCTCTGGCTTTCCATGAAGGTCTTCGGCACCGGTCCTGCCACCTATTACGTTTCCCCCATCTTTTTCGCTTCGCTGGGGGCGACCTTGATTTTTCTCATAGGCAGACGGCTGCACAGTGTCGAATGCGGTATCGTCGCGGCCCTGCTTGTCATCTTCCTTCCGCAGATGCCGCAGACCGGAAGCCAGAACTGGCCGAGCGTTTTCCAGTTTACCTACATAGCCGTTTCCATCTGGGCGATACTCAAGCGCCATGAAGAAAAAAAGGAGTGGCTGCTCGCTCTCGCCGCACTGGCTTTTGTTTTCGCATGGGGCGCACGCCTGACCGCGCTCTACTATTTTCCGGGCTTGCTTCTCATGGTCTGGCTACCCCGCAGGGACTACAAAGGCGCATTCATTTTCTGTCTGGCCGTGGGCGTTTTTCTCGGCTGCGAATGGTTGTATTTCTGGCAGGACACCGGGAATATCTTCGGACGTATCGGAATCATCAAGACCGCCACGCTGGCCATCGACGGCACACCGCTCGTCGATTATCTCCTGAACGGGTTCAAGCTGACCCGGCTGCGCGGGCTGATGCCTGTGTATATCATCATCGTCTTTGCCTGCATCGCGCTTCTGCGTTCCCGGTCCCGGGAAAAGAAGTCGCTGGCACTGTTTTATCTCATTTTCATTTTCATGTTTTCCTACATGGTGTCCGGGTTCGACCCCATCCGCCTCGCGCAGGATCTTTCCCGTCGCTATTGGTGCATGGTGGCCCCGTTCGGCCTGCTCATCCTTGCCATAGCGCTGTATGACGCCAAGGATTCCTATCCCCGGTTTGCCAAAGGGGTGCTCATGATCCTGCTCGTGGTGTTCATCGCCTTTTCGGCCAAGAAGATTCCCGCAGGGAATGCGCTGATTCAGGTGGAAAAGGACCATGCCGTTTTGACTCCGGTCTTTGAAGCCAGACAGCCTATCCTGCTGAAATGGCAGCCGTGGCAGCCGAACTGGATCGAATCCATGATGTTCAAGGTTGCCGGTGTCAAAAAAAGCAAGAAGCCGGACCTGCATAGCGTGCTGGATGCCATGGTGCGCGGCGGACACAGGGCACTGGGATTGTATTCCCCGACCTCCCGTGATTTTTACACCTTCAAGAGAAGCTGGTTTACGCAGCTTGACGATCTGACCTACCGGCTCGATTTCCCGGACGGCGATCCGAACGCCGAACCCGCCGCCGTCATCGACTTCGACAGGCGCTGGGCAAGCGCCAAGCGATTGCCGTAG
- the gltA gene encoding NADPH-dependent glutamate synthase, whose product MADVKKTKKVLPRTPMPHQDPVKRGKNFSEVALGYTREQALVEASRCLQCKKPLCQDGCPVNIDIKGFIKAVADDDLHGAYDTIRKTNSLPAVCGRVCPQETQCEGKCILGRKHEPVAIGRLERYVADTYMAETACEDITDLPACSLEREDLKVACIGAGPSSLTVAGYLAGRGIKVDVFEALHEPGGVLIYGIPEFRLPKTVVGRELAGLRELGVTFHTNWVGGKTITIQDLLDEGYNAIFIGVGAGLPRFLNIPGENLVGVFSANEYLTRVNLGRAYDFPNYDTPAYHAKRVAVIGAGNVAMDAARTALRMGAEEVSIVYRRSEDEMPARREEIEHAIEEGIKIRCLCGPMSLCGDDKGCLESMTVQKMKLGDPDESGRRSPVCIEGETEQVACDMAIIAVGTRPNPILLEATPDLGLNKWGYIEADPETGETSIPNVFAGGDIVTGAATVISAMGAGRKAAREIAKRLL is encoded by the coding sequence ATGGCTGATGTGAAAAAGACGAAAAAAGTCCTGCCCCGCACCCCCATGCCGCATCAGGACCCGGTAAAACGCGGCAAGAATTTCAGCGAAGTCGCCCTTGGTTACACCCGTGAACAGGCGTTGGTCGAAGCCAGTCGCTGCCTGCAATGCAAAAAGCCGCTCTGTCAGGACGGCTGCCCGGTCAACATCGACATCAAGGGTTTTATCAAGGCCGTGGCTGACGACGACCTGCACGGGGCATACGACACCATTCGCAAGACCAACTCCCTGCCCGCGGTGTGCGGTCGCGTCTGTCCGCAGGAAACGCAGTGCGAAGGGAAGTGCATTCTCGGCAGGAAGCACGAACCCGTGGCCATCGGACGGCTGGAGCGGTACGTGGCCGACACCTACATGGCCGAAACCGCCTGCGAGGACATCACCGATCTCCCGGCCTGTTCGCTGGAACGTGAGGACCTGAAGGTCGCCTGCATCGGTGCCGGACCGTCTTCCCTGACTGTTGCCGGATATCTGGCCGGACGCGGCATCAAGGTGGATGTCTTCGAAGCGCTGCACGAACCGGGCGGCGTACTCATCTACGGCATCCCGGAATTCCGTCTGCCCAAGACCGTTGTAGGACGTGAGTTGGCCGGACTCCGTGAACTCGGCGTCACCTTTCACACCAACTGGGTCGGCGGCAAGACCATCACCATTCAGGACCTTCTCGACGAAGGCTACAACGCCATATTCATCGGCGTGGGCGCAGGTCTGCCCCGATTCCTGAACATCCCCGGCGAGAATCTGGTGGGCGTCTTCTCAGCCAACGAATATCTTACCCGCGTGAACCTCGGCCGAGCCTACGACTTCCCCAATTACGACACCCCGGCCTATCACGCCAAACGCGTGGCAGTGATCGGCGCGGGCAACGTGGCCATGGACGCCGCACGCACCGCCCTGCGTATGGGGGCCGAGGAAGTCTCCATCGTGTACCGCCGGAGTGAAGACGAAATGCCCGCCCGCCGCGAGGAAATCGAGCACGCCATTGAAGAGGGCATCAAGATTCGCTGCCTGTGCGGTCCCATGTCCCTGTGCGGCGACGACAAGGGATGCCTCGAATCCATGACCGTGCAGAAGATGAAACTCGGCGATCCCGACGAATCAGGCCGCCGCAGCCCGGTCTGCATCGAAGGAGAAACCGAACAGGTCGCCTGCGACATGGCAATCATCGCCGTGGGCACACGGCCCAACCCCATCCTGCTCGAAGCCACCCCGGACCTCGGCCTCAACAAGTGGGGCTACATCGAAGCAGACCCGGAAACCGGCGAAACATCCATCCCGAACGTCTTTGCAGGCGGCGACATCGTCACCGGCGCGGCCACGGTCATCTCGGCCATGGGTGCAGGACGCAAGGCCGCACGCGAGATTGCGAAGCGGCTGCTGTAG